One window of Prochlorococcus marinus XMU1408 genomic DNA carries:
- a CDS encoding apolipoprotein N-acyltransferase, translated as MNNIYSLFIKAFAGGALAGISLSEGNYIYMLLGISLLWPASKNPWGGFCWGATAILWSHKWLLSLHPISWVGISSNLSLPITIFIWLFCGVFGGVLVFIWSALSGFFAPGRLQFSKLENKFIYAVLLSTIWGLSEELLSRGPLFWMGVGPSLLPQDRYLAGLAKWIGAGGLASIHLLAGWWIWQLSIAFQARKKIKKLIILGLAYFSLAHLIGFILLLDSPIDSAEKVAMWQTNIPIRQKFSQKEISALPSKVNRALTDAIEMNASFLIAPEGTLPLDRSKIRDFPIKFLSGGFRKINGSLRSSLLIFNPGEESFSDVLDKSRLVPLGEWIPPLPNFLKNGLSAVGGIESGNTSRLLDWEGPSFAGAICYELSNGKAIAKAVNQGAKWILVIANLDPYPISLQRQFLSIAQLRSIETSKNLIAVSNTGPTSLIKSNGRIDTLLKPNKELVHLVDLELNGKKTIYTFISDLPLIAVILISLIGVLRLRKYS; from the coding sequence ATGAATAATATCTATTCTCTTTTTATTAAAGCTTTTGCTGGTGGAGCTCTAGCAGGAATCTCCCTTAGTGAAGGCAATTATATATACATGCTTTTGGGAATATCTTTACTTTGGCCTGCTAGTAAAAATCCATGGGGAGGCTTTTGTTGGGGTGCGACGGCTATTTTATGGAGTCATAAGTGGTTGCTTTCTTTGCATCCAATCAGTTGGGTAGGGATAAGCTCAAATTTAAGCTTACCTATTACCATTTTTATATGGCTTTTTTGTGGAGTCTTTGGAGGAGTTCTGGTTTTTATTTGGTCAGCTTTGAGTGGCTTTTTTGCTCCTGGAAGACTGCAGTTTTCTAAATTAGAAAATAAGTTTATTTATGCAGTCTTATTGTCAACAATATGGGGGCTTTCTGAAGAGCTACTTTCTAGAGGACCTTTGTTTTGGATGGGAGTGGGGCCAAGTTTATTACCACAAGATAGATATTTGGCTGGATTAGCAAAATGGATAGGCGCGGGAGGCTTGGCCTCTATCCATCTTTTAGCTGGATGGTGGATTTGGCAACTTTCAATTGCATTTCAAGCTAGAAAAAAAATCAAGAAATTGATTATTCTTGGCCTTGCTTATTTCTCGTTGGCTCATTTAATTGGATTTATCTTGTTACTGGATTCTCCAATTGATTCGGCAGAAAAGGTTGCGATGTGGCAAACAAATATTCCAATAAGACAAAAATTTAGTCAGAAAGAAATAAGTGCTTTGCCCTCAAAAGTCAATAGAGCCTTAACTGATGCTATTGAAATGAATGCATCTTTTTTAATTGCTCCAGAGGGAACGTTGCCTCTGGATAGATCAAAGATCCGAGATTTTCCTATTAAATTTCTCTCTGGAGGTTTCAGGAAAATAAATGGTTCTCTACGAAGCTCACTATTAATTTTTAATCCAGGTGAAGAGTCTTTTTCGGATGTATTGGACAAATCTAGATTAGTCCCCCTGGGCGAATGGATTCCTCCATTGCCTAACTTTTTGAAAAATGGACTTTCTGCAGTAGGTGGAATTGAAAGTGGGAATACATCAAGACTTCTTGATTGGGAGGGCCCCTCTTTTGCAGGTGCTATTTGTTATGAATTGAGTAATGGGAAAGCTATAGCTAAAGCAGTAAATCAGGGAGCTAAATGGATTTTAGTGATTGCAAATTTAGATCCCTATCCTATTTCTTTGCAGAGACAATTTTTATCTATTGCTCAATTAAGGAGTATAGAAACATCAAAAAATTTGATAGCTGTCTCCAATACCGGACCAACATCTTTGATTAAAAGTAATGGAAGAATTGATACCCTTCTTAAACCAAATAAAGAACTTGTTCACCTCGTTGATCTTGAATTAAATGGAAAGAAAACAATATATACATTTATCTCTGATTTGCCTTTGATTGCAGTTATTCTTATAAGTTTAATAGGTGTTTTGCGATTACGTAAGTACAGTTAA
- a CDS encoding FKBP-type peptidyl-prolyl cis-trans isomerase: MREILISFSVCLSCLIIAVISQIISPTPTNASQIDQPIQAEIRQSTKTSESVTNPFELDPEDPNPSLFTMASDKTNTSNAPLGGAEIGASQVTSSGLKITELVLGDGQEATPGTSVSVNYKGTLDDGKEFDSSYGRGPFEFSLGAGMVIKGWDEGVAGMKVGGKRKLVIPPELGYGSRGIGPIPPNSVLTFEVELLSVK; the protein is encoded by the coding sequence GTGAGAGAAATCTTAATTAGCTTTTCTGTTTGCCTTAGCTGCTTGATTATTGCAGTGATCAGCCAAATCATCTCACCAACTCCAACGAATGCCTCACAAATTGACCAACCAATCCAGGCGGAAATAAGGCAATCCACAAAAACCAGCGAGTCTGTCACTAATCCATTTGAATTAGATCCTGAAGATCCAAATCCATCACTTTTTACTATGGCCTCAGATAAAACCAATACAAGCAACGCTCCTCTCGGAGGAGCTGAGATAGGAGCATCTCAAGTAACTTCAAGTGGTCTAAAAATCACTGAATTAGTCTTAGGAGATGGTCAAGAAGCCACCCCAGGAACAAGTGTCTCAGTAAATTACAAGGGTACTCTTGATGATGGGAAAGAATTTGACAGCAGTTATGGAAGAGGTCCTTTTGAATTTTCTTTAGGAGCAGGGATGGTAATAAAGGGTTGGGATGAGGGAGTTGCAGGGATGAAAGTTGGAGGTAAAAGGAAATTAGTTATCCCTCCAGAATTGGGGTATGGCAGCAGAGGGATAGGTCCAATCCCCCCTAATTCAGTTTTAACTTTTGAAGTGGAATTATTGAGTGTTAAGTGA
- the sodN gene encoding superoxide dismutase, Ni translates to MLSETLTSIFNKLPAKSVHAHCDGPCGVYDPASARVAAEAVLSMTKKLIALAPAGNDQASISAYNNTFSRFVAIKEEESQKAKKELLILWTDYFKPEHLATYPDLHDTFWKAAKLCSACKVNIDQTKAEELLAAVQKIHSMFWSSKGRSDSWVTAS, encoded by the coding sequence ATGTTGAGCGAAACACTTACATCAATCTTTAACAAGCTTCCAGCAAAATCTGTTCACGCTCACTGTGACGGACCTTGCGGTGTATATGACCCTGCTTCTGCAAGAGTTGCCGCAGAGGCAGTTTTGTCTATGACAAAAAAACTTATTGCTCTAGCTCCAGCTGGTAACGATCAAGCTTCCATTTCAGCCTATAACAACACTTTTTCTCGTTTCGTTGCAATTAAAGAAGAAGAATCACAAAAGGCCAAAAAAGAACTTCTAATTCTCTGGACTGACTACTTCAAGCCTGAACACTTAGCTACATATCCAGATCTTCATGACACTTTTTGGAAAGCAGCAAAGCTTTGTAGTGCATGCAAGGTAAATATTGATCAAACCAAGGCAGAAGAATTATTAGCAGCTGTACAAAAAATTCACTCGATGTTTTGGTCTTCAAAAGGTAGAAGTGATAGCTGGGTTACCGCAAGCTGA
- the sodX gene encoding nickel-type superoxide dismutase maturation protease, whose product MIAGLPQADKSLFHKPDLFTLFTLIIGYRQHLRVVGTSMERTLKEGDLVIYKKLNPKNIGLEIGDIVVASHPNRKNKLIIKRIHRIYQNKFDLRGDNTFSSTDSRELGLIELDLIIGKVDKIFPK is encoded by the coding sequence GTGATAGCTGGGTTACCGCAAGCTGATAAAAGTCTTTTCCACAAGCCAGACTTATTTACTTTATTTACTTTAATAATCGGTTACCGACAACATTTACGTGTTGTCGGTACTTCTATGGAAAGAACTCTTAAAGAGGGAGATTTAGTTATATATAAAAAGTTAAACCCAAAAAATATTGGCTTAGAGATTGGCGATATCGTCGTTGCCTCTCATCCAAACAGAAAAAACAAGTTAATAATTAAAAGAATTCATAGGATTTATCAAAATAAATTTGATTTAAGGGGAGACAACACATTTTCAAGCACTGATAGTAGAGAATTAGGTTTAATTGAATTAGATTTAATCATTGGGAAAGTAGACAAAATTTTCCCTAAATAG
- the trpC gene encoding indole-3-glycerol phosphate synthase TrpC → MKIRRRPPNPSIKVANLEYAIPHPDSKPKNILEEIVWEKHLEVEIARKKVSLEDLKKKIKDLPKTKNFIDALRNSNSKPALISEIKKASPSRGIIREDFDARTIGKMYQDGGANCISVLTDKKFFQGGFDVLVEVRKEIAIPILCKDFILYPYQLYQARAAGADAALLIAAILTDSDLKYLSKVAEHLGLTILVEVHNSEELERVLNINLFNLIGINNRNLKSFKTDLEVTKKLAKNYANQIKENSITLVSESGLFTREDLDLVKSYGADAVLVGESLMSQEDILGGVKKLIGKL, encoded by the coding sequence ATGAAAATCAGAAGAAGACCTCCTAACCCAAGTATAAAAGTAGCTAATTTAGAGTATGCAATACCTCATCCAGATTCAAAACCTAAAAATATTTTGGAGGAAATTGTTTGGGAAAAACATTTAGAAGTTGAGATTGCAAGAAAAAAAGTTTCGCTTGAAGATTTAAAGAAAAAGATCAAGGATTTACCCAAAACAAAAAATTTTATAGACGCATTAAGAAATAGTAATTCAAAACCAGCACTAATCTCAGAAATAAAAAAAGCTAGTCCAAGTAGAGGGATAATAAGGGAGGACTTTGACGCGAGAACAATAGGTAAAATGTATCAAGATGGAGGTGCTAACTGTATATCAGTCTTAACAGATAAAAAATTTTTTCAAGGTGGTTTTGATGTATTAGTTGAAGTTAGAAAAGAAATCGCAATCCCAATCCTCTGTAAGGATTTTATTCTTTATCCCTATCAGCTTTACCAAGCAAGAGCTGCTGGAGCTGATGCTGCACTTTTAATAGCTGCAATCCTGACTGATTCTGATTTAAAGTACTTATCTAAGGTCGCTGAACATTTGGGACTGACGATATTAGTAGAGGTTCATAACTCAGAAGAACTTGAAAGGGTACTAAATATTAATTTATTTAATTTAATAGGTATTAATAATAGAAATTTAAAGAGTTTTAAAACCGATCTTGAAGTTACAAAGAAATTGGCTAAGAATTATGCTAACCAAATTAAAGAAAATTCTATTACTTTGGTAAGCGAGTCAGGTTTATTTACTCGTGAGGATTTGGATTTAGTAAAGAGTTATGGGGCTGATGCTGTTTTGGTTGGTGAATCTCTTATGTCACAGGAAGATATATTAGGTGGAGTTAAAAAGTTAATTGGAAAGTTATAG
- the lpdA gene encoding dihydrolipoyl dehydrogenase: MSEISFDFDLIVVGAGYGGFDAAKHAAEAGLKVAIIESRDMGGTCVNRGCVPSKALLAASGKVRELANVPHLAEFGIHSAPVRFERKKIAEHAKNLVETIRKNLTKTLERSGVEILRGEGRLEGNQKVGLRETNGVDRIFSTRDIILATGSDPFVPPGIEIDGRTVFTSDEAINLEWLPRWIAIIGSGYIGLEFADIYTALGCEVTMIEALDKVMPTFDPDITKIASRNLIDKRDIETRAGVFATKVKPGCPVEVELTDAKTREVIEELQVDAVLVATGRVPSTKNLNLQSVGVETTRGFIPIDDQMRVLVNEKPISNLWAVGDVTGKLMLAHTAAAQGSIAVENILGKAIEIDYRSIPAATFTHPEISSVGLSEEEAKDIAKNEGFELGIVRSYFKANSKALAELESDGIMKLIFNKQTGEVLGAHIYGLHAADLIQEVSNAISRRQLVNDLAKEVHTHPTLSEVVEVAYKQAALQIKK, encoded by the coding sequence GTGAGTGAAATTTCTTTTGACTTTGACTTAATTGTTGTTGGAGCAGGATATGGAGGTTTTGATGCTGCTAAACATGCAGCAGAGGCTGGCTTGAAAGTGGCGATTATCGAATCAAGAGATATGGGTGGGACCTGTGTCAACAGAGGCTGTGTCCCCTCTAAAGCATTACTAGCAGCCAGTGGTAAAGTTCGTGAGCTTGCAAATGTTCCTCATCTTGCTGAATTTGGTATACATTCCGCTCCAGTTAGATTTGAACGTAAAAAAATTGCCGAACATGCAAAAAACTTAGTTGAGACAATTCGAAAAAATCTAACCAAAACATTGGAAAGATCGGGAGTTGAGATACTTAGAGGAGAAGGGCGTTTAGAAGGCAATCAAAAGGTCGGCTTAAGAGAAACAAATGGAGTTGACAGAATCTTCTCTACCAGAGATATTATCTTGGCTACAGGCTCAGATCCTTTTGTACCGCCTGGAATTGAAATTGATGGACGAACTGTTTTCACAAGTGATGAGGCTATTAATTTAGAGTGGTTGCCAAGATGGATTGCCATAATTGGTAGTGGCTATATAGGCTTGGAATTCGCTGATATTTATACAGCTTTAGGTTGTGAAGTAACCATGATTGAAGCTCTTGATAAAGTAATGCCTACTTTTGATCCTGATATCACAAAAATTGCTTCAAGAAACCTAATTGATAAAAGAGATATTGAAACTCGAGCTGGAGTATTCGCTACTAAAGTCAAACCAGGTTGTCCAGTCGAGGTCGAGCTTACAGATGCAAAGACTCGAGAAGTGATTGAGGAGTTACAAGTTGATGCTGTTCTGGTCGCAACAGGCCGAGTACCGTCGACTAAAAATCTAAATCTACAATCCGTTGGAGTTGAAACGACGAGAGGTTTTATTCCAATTGATGATCAGATGAGAGTATTGGTAAATGAAAAACCAATTTCTAATCTTTGGGCAGTCGGAGATGTTACGGGTAAGTTGATGTTGGCTCATACTGCTGCAGCTCAAGGGAGTATTGCTGTAGAAAATATTTTAGGAAAAGCAATAGAAATTGATTACAGAAGTATTCCTGCAGCGACTTTTACTCATCCTGAGATAAGTTCCGTTGGACTTTCGGAAGAAGAAGCAAAAGATATAGCGAAAAACGAAGGCTTTGAACTTGGAATTGTTAGAAGTTATTTTAAAGCAAACTCTAAGGCTTTGGCTGAATTAGAAAGTGATGGAATTATGAAGTTGATTTTTAATAAACAGACGGGAGAGGTCCTTGGGGCTCATATCTATGGATTACATGCGGCTGATCTTATACAAGAGGTTTCTAATGCAATTTCTAGAAGGCAACTAGTCAATGACTTAGCAAAAGAAGTTCATACGCATCCAACGTTAAGCGAAGTTGTGGAGGTTGCTTATAAACAGGCTGCTTTACAAATCAAGAAGTAG
- a CDS encoding TrmH family RNA methyltransferase, whose product MISSRRNPLVRKLRGLLKKSGREEHSSLLLEGSHLLEEALKTNFLPKEVIATPKWCDEHEEVLKKIASKSLLTLVTTNVLEASLSTVTPDGVASIFTMSGLPKPVKAPKHILALDRIQDPGNLGNLFRSALAAEYEVIWLASGADPLNQKVLRSSAGSVLHLPFERIGNSSSSSTEILVSKLNIAINDNYQVVGTISPNKITDKKVKPYWELDWDLPTVLVLGNEGSGVHSSIEACCSDFVTLPHSSLVDSLNVASAAVPLLLERQRVKMVKGIQKKP is encoded by the coding sequence TTGATTTCAAGTAGAAGGAACCCTTTGGTTAGAAAATTAAGGGGTCTGTTGAAAAAAAGTGGACGTGAAGAGCATTCTTCTCTTTTGCTTGAGGGGTCTCATTTGTTAGAAGAGGCTTTGAAAACAAATTTTTTGCCAAAAGAAGTTATTGCAACTCCTAAATGGTGTGATGAGCATGAGGAAGTTTTAAAAAAAATAGCTTCAAAATCTTTATTAACCCTAGTAACCACAAATGTTTTAGAAGCATCTTTGTCAACAGTGACGCCTGATGGTGTCGCATCGATATTCACAATGTCAGGGTTGCCAAAACCGGTAAAAGCCCCAAAACACATTTTAGCTTTAGATAGGATTCAAGATCCTGGCAATTTGGGAAATTTATTCCGATCGGCCCTTGCTGCTGAATATGAAGTTATTTGGTTAGCTTCTGGAGCAGATCCCCTAAATCAAAAGGTTTTAAGATCTTCAGCTGGCTCAGTTCTTCATTTACCTTTTGAACGGATTGGAAATTCATCTTCTTCAAGTACTGAAATTCTTGTTTCAAAACTCAATATTGCAATTAATGATAATTACCAAGTAGTAGGAACAATTTCGCCGAATAAAATTACTGATAAGAAAGTGAAACCTTATTGGGAATTAGACTGGGATCTCCCTACTGTATTGGTTCTTGGGAATGAAGGCTCAGGTGTTCATTCTTCAATCGAAGCCTGTTGTTCAGACTTTGTTACGTTGCCTCATAGCTCATTAGTTGATTCACTAAATGTGGCATCTGCTGCAGTTCCTCTCTTGTTGGAGCGACAAAGAGTAAAAATGGTTAAGGGTATCCAAAAAAAACCGTGA
- the murA gene encoding UDP-N-acetylglucosamine 1-carboxyvinyltransferase: protein MSSVATIKRKVIPPHLEVKGGHQLSGVLKVSGAKNSSLVLMAAALLTKETLLIKNVPKLTDIEVLSEILLNLGAKLTKRNNSIEINSRCIHNAELPYQLVHSLRASFFCIGPLLARLGEAKIPLPGGCNIGARPVDEHINGLKALGAEVVINNEVVSAQVSTKNKRLHGANITLKYPSVGATETILMASCLAMGKTTISNAAREPEIQDLAKMLNSMGAKVSGAGTQRITIKGVKTLRGTSHSVIPDRIEAGTFLIASAITRSPLIVGPLVPNHLSAVILKLQECGCSISHHGNHYLKIIPREISGVDITTSPFPGFPTDLQAPFMSLMATAKGSSKIKEKVFEKRMQHVNELIKMGACISLEQNTAHIKGVKELIGSNVKGGDLRSSAAIILACISAKGNSIFTGLDHLDRGYEKLEEKLSNAGSIISRKFDQKTSQISFSNKKFTEDNIDTQKNAA from the coding sequence ATGAGTAGTGTGGCGACAATTAAAAGGAAAGTTATTCCGCCACATCTGGAGGTGAAAGGAGGGCATCAACTTAGTGGGGTTTTGAAAGTTAGTGGAGCAAAAAATTCTTCTTTAGTTTTAATGGCAGCAGCTCTTCTGACAAAAGAAACACTCCTCATTAAAAATGTCCCGAAACTGACTGATATTGAGGTTTTATCAGAAATTCTTCTTAATCTAGGAGCAAAGTTAACTAAGAGGAATAATTCTATTGAGATTAATTCTAGGTGCATTCATAATGCTGAGTTACCTTATCAACTAGTTCATAGTTTAAGAGCTAGTTTTTTCTGTATTGGCCCTTTACTTGCAAGGCTTGGAGAAGCAAAAATTCCTTTACCAGGCGGTTGTAATATTGGAGCAAGACCTGTTGATGAACACATCAATGGTCTAAAAGCTCTAGGCGCAGAAGTAGTTATTAATAATGAGGTTGTGAGCGCTCAAGTTTCAACCAAAAATAAAAGATTACATGGTGCGAATATCACTCTTAAATATCCAAGTGTTGGAGCTACAGAAACTATTTTGATGGCTTCTTGCTTAGCTATGGGCAAAACAACCATATCGAATGCCGCTAGAGAGCCAGAGATTCAGGATCTGGCAAAAATGCTTAATTCAATGGGAGCAAAAGTTTCTGGAGCTGGAACACAAAGAATTACAATCAAAGGCGTTAAAACCTTAAGAGGGACTTCTCATTCGGTAATCCCTGACAGAATAGAAGCTGGGACTTTTCTTATAGCATCAGCCATAACACGTTCGCCCTTGATTGTAGGACCTCTAGTACCAAACCATTTGAGCGCTGTTATTTTAAAACTTCAAGAATGTGGCTGTTCTATCTCTCATCATGGCAATCATTATTTAAAAATTATTCCAAGAGAAATTTCAGGAGTTGATATAACTACAAGTCCATTTCCTGGCTTTCCAACTGATCTTCAAGCTCCCTTTATGTCATTGATGGCCACAGCTAAGGGTTCAAGCAAAATCAAAGAAAAAGTTTTTGAAAAGAGGATGCAACATGTTAATGAGCTAATCAAGATGGGGGCCTGTATTTCTCTAGAACAAAATACTGCTCACATAAAAGGAGTCAAAGAATTAATCGGTTCAAATGTAAAAGGAGGAGATTTACGTTCTTCTGCTGCCATTATTCTTGCTTGTATCTCGGCCAAAGGAAATAGTATTTTCACAGGTCTTGATCACTTAGATAGAGGGTATGAAAAATTAGAAGAAAAATTAAGTAATGCCGGTTCTATAATTTCTAGAAAATTTGATCAAAAAACATCTCAAATTTCTTTTTCTAACAAAAAATTTACTGAAGACAATATTGATACTCAAAAAAATGCAGCTTAG
- a CDS encoding aspartate aminotransferase family protein translates to MKTYQRFPLDLVKGKGCWVWDEKGEKYLDAVAGIATCSLGHSNRALIKSLSKQLRKLQHVSNLYQIPEQEELAQWLTSNSFAKSAFFCNSGAEANEAAIKLARKYGHIKRNIDNPIILCSKESFHGRTLAAVSATGQPKYHNGFEPMVDGFKFFSYNDNESFKNLFDGLEKTGPKIAAVLIEPIQGEGGINVGEKSFFQLIKAKCTENNVLLMFDEVQTGMGRTGTLWGYEQLGIEPDVFTLAKGLGGGHAIGALLVNQLADVFQPGDHASTFGGNPFACRAALTVGREIQKRKLLIKITERGIQLKEGLINLSLKYSDIFFSTRGIGLIQGLVLKDNKKITSLDIVKSALEEKLLLVSAGAKVLRIVPPLIITKKEINELLSRLDKCLMKLS, encoded by the coding sequence ATGAAAACTTACCAACGTTTTCCCTTAGACCTAGTAAAAGGTAAAGGGTGTTGGGTGTGGGATGAGAAAGGTGAAAAATATCTTGATGCTGTAGCAGGCATCGCAACTTGTTCTCTGGGACACAGTAATAGAGCATTAATCAAATCCTTATCTAAGCAATTAAGGAAACTTCAACATGTCTCCAATCTTTACCAAATTCCGGAACAAGAAGAACTGGCTCAATGGTTAACTTCCAACAGTTTTGCCAAGAGTGCATTTTTCTGCAATAGCGGTGCCGAAGCAAACGAAGCTGCTATTAAATTGGCAAGAAAATATGGTCATATCAAACGTAACATCGATAATCCAATCATTCTTTGCTCAAAAGAAAGCTTTCACGGAAGAACTCTCGCAGCTGTAAGTGCGACAGGACAACCGAAATACCATAATGGCTTCGAGCCTATGGTTGATGGATTTAAGTTTTTTTCATATAACGACAATGAATCTTTTAAGAATCTATTTGATGGTTTAGAAAAAACAGGTCCCAAAATCGCCGCTGTGTTAATTGAACCAATACAAGGAGAGGGAGGAATAAATGTTGGGGAAAAATCATTTTTTCAACTTATTAAAGCTAAATGTACAGAAAACAATGTTTTATTGATGTTTGATGAAGTCCAAACAGGGATGGGAAGAACAGGTACTCTTTGGGGATATGAGCAATTAGGGATTGAACCTGATGTCTTCACATTAGCCAAAGGACTTGGAGGAGGTCATGCAATCGGAGCACTATTAGTTAATCAGCTAGCTGATGTTTTTCAGCCTGGTGACCATGCCAGCACTTTTGGAGGAAATCCTTTTGCTTGTAGAGCAGCTCTAACCGTTGGAAGAGAAATACAAAAAAGAAAACTCCTCATTAAAATTACCGAGAGAGGTATTCAATTAAAAGAAGGATTAATTAATCTTTCACTTAAATATTCTGATATATTTTTTTCTACAAGAGGCATCGGTCTTATTCAAGGTCTCGTTTTGAAAGACAATAAAAAAATAACATCTCTTGATATTGTCAAATCGGCCTTGGAAGAGAAATTACTTTTAGTCTCAGCTGGTGCAAAAGTATTAAGAATAGTACCCCCTTTAATCATTACAAAAAAAGAAATCAACGAACTTTTATCAAGATTAGATAAATGTCTAATGAAACTTTCATAA
- a CDS encoding bifunctional folylpolyglutamate synthase/dihydrofolate synthase produces the protein MSNETFIKKSNFTFESKNTEYKDMNLGIDRMSQAISAMGDPCKKIPAIHIAGTNGKGSIAAFINSVLSIVDIKTGVTTSPHLVDWVERICINKTPISKKEFKSLSLALSPILTKYDLTPFESIVAIALKYFTLKEVKLLILEVGLGGRLDATTAHKHRPIIAFGAIGLDHCEYLGKSLKKIAIEKAAVITPKSTVITAAQHNIVKQVFKETAIKQQAKIHWVDPLPSDWELGLSGIIQKENAAVAKGVIESLENIGWKISQEQIKEGLSVAKWPGRLQYIKWKGMPIIVDGAHNPHAAKQLSIERETWSDQESGITWILGIQKQKDMINILHNLIREKDIAWIVPVPGQQSWSTDQILSFCPEYKSQLKEALSAEAVLSIIRKRKKWPSPPPIITGSLYLIGDLFQRQALKNQVV, from the coding sequence ATGTCTAATGAAACTTTCATAAAAAAATCTAATTTCACTTTTGAAAGTAAAAACACAGAATATAAAGATATGAATCTAGGAATAGATCGTATGTCACAGGCTATTAGTGCCATGGGTGATCCATGCAAAAAAATACCTGCTATTCACATAGCAGGTACGAATGGGAAAGGATCTATTGCTGCTTTTATAAATAGTGTTCTAAGTATAGTAGATATAAAAACTGGAGTAACTACTTCTCCTCATTTGGTTGATTGGGTCGAAAGAATCTGTATCAATAAGACCCCCATATCAAAAAAAGAATTTAAATCATTAAGTCTCGCCCTCAGTCCAATTTTAACCAAATATGATTTGACTCCTTTTGAATCGATTGTTGCAATAGCACTAAAATATTTCACATTAAAGGAAGTTAAGCTTCTCATACTGGAGGTAGGTCTTGGAGGGAGACTTGATGCAACAACCGCTCACAAACATAGACCTATCATTGCGTTTGGAGCTATTGGTCTTGATCATTGTGAATACTTAGGTAAAAGTCTAAAAAAAATAGCTATTGAAAAAGCAGCTGTAATAACCCCTAAAAGTACGGTTATTACAGCTGCGCAGCACAATATTGTAAAACAAGTTTTCAAGGAGACTGCTATTAAACAACAAGCAAAAATACATTGGGTTGATCCACTTCCTTCAGACTGGGAACTTGGTCTATCAGGAATAATACAAAAAGAAAATGCTGCCGTAGCTAAAGGTGTGATTGAATCATTAGAGAATATTGGTTGGAAAATTTCTCAGGAGCAAATTAAAGAAGGCTTATCTGTTGCAAAATGGCCTGGAAGACTTCAATACATAAAGTGGAAAGGAATGCCAATAATTGTTGATGGTGCCCATAATCCACATGCAGCCAAACAATTATCAATTGAAAGAGAGACATGGTCTGACCAAGAAAGTGGCATTACTTGGATACTAGGGATCCAAAAACAAAAAGATATGATAAACATTTTACATAATCTGATAAGAGAAAAAGACATTGCTTGGATAGTTCCTGTCCCAGGTCAACAAAGCTGGTCTACAGATCAGATTTTAAGTTTTTGCCCTGAATATAAAAGTCAGCTTAAAGAAGCATTGAGTGCAGAAGCAGTTTTATCAATAATTAGAAAACGAAAGAAATGGCCTTCTCCTCCACCCATCATTACAGGATCACTATATTTAATAGGTGATCTTTTTCAAAGGCAAGCTTTAAAAAATCAAGTTGTTTAA